In Psychrobacter immobilis, a single genomic region encodes these proteins:
- the dapF gene encoding diaminopimelate epimerase, producing the protein MLIEFTKMHGLGNDFMVIDLVTQRLDLTKDLVQLLGDRHLGIGFDQLLVVEPPMRPDVDFSYRIFNADGSEVEQCGNGARCFARFVQARKLSFKQRLRVETASGIISLTTDRYGWVEVDMGKPKFEPSEIPFTPRATTKIQNAYHLDVNGTPVQLYVANMGNPHAVIKVDNVLDADVETLGKAIESHPAFPDRVNVGFMQVMNQRHIRLRVYERGVGETQACGTGACAAVAVGIREGWLDEGEDVRAQLYGGSMIIKWQPGYSVMMTGPTAFVYEGVFSPDGLMAQAGIKPNPEG; encoded by the coding sequence ATGCTAATAGAATTTACGAAGATGCATGGTCTGGGCAATGATTTTATGGTCATCGATTTGGTGACTCAGCGCTTAGATTTGACCAAGGATTTGGTACAGTTACTGGGTGACCGTCATTTGGGTATTGGCTTTGATCAGCTGCTCGTCGTTGAGCCACCGATGCGTCCTGACGTTGATTTTAGTTATCGCATTTTTAATGCTGATGGGTCAGAAGTTGAGCAGTGCGGTAATGGTGCGCGCTGTTTTGCCCGTTTTGTGCAAGCGCGTAAACTGTCATTTAAACAGCGTTTGCGTGTTGAGACGGCAAGCGGCATCATTTCATTGACCACTGATCGTTATGGCTGGGTCGAAGTCGATATGGGTAAGCCCAAGTTTGAACCAAGCGAGATTCCTTTTACCCCCAGAGCCACGACCAAAATTCAAAACGCCTATCATCTCGATGTAAATGGCACTCCTGTACAGCTTTATGTTGCCAATATGGGCAACCCGCATGCCGTTATCAAAGTTGATAACGTGCTCGATGCCGACGTTGAAACCTTAGGCAAAGCCATCGAATCGCATCCCGCCTTTCCTGACCGTGTCAATGTCGGCTTTATGCAAGTGATGAACCAGCGTCACATTCGTCTGCGTGTGTATGAGCGCGGTGTCGGCGAGACGCAAGCCTGTGGTACTGGCGCTTGTGCCGCAGTAGCGGTTGGTATCCGCGAAGGCTGGCTCGATGAAGGCGAAGACGTGCGTGCGCAGCTTTATGGTGGCAGTATGATCATCAAATGGCAGCCGGGTTATTCAGTGATGATGACCGGTCCGACCGCCTTTGTTTACGAAGGCGTATTTAGCCCAGATGGTCTGATGGCACAAGCGGGCATCAAGCCCAATCCAGAAGGCTAA
- a CDS encoding nicotinate-nicotinamide nucleotide adenylyltransferase: MPNTSKNPQKNTPAPAIRAYLGGSFDPVHEGHLQMAMTVYQRLLPIAKQQQRALHVSLLPNARSPFKEKSTDPKHRLAMLKLATLHTPLQINELELWQTPPVYTIDSVLTLRQRYPYDSLIFIIGMDSALSLSKWKNGLELTDYVNLWVFNRDDLSDINNKNNHLLATTTHSANKTLIAQDTMNLHAQLPAQLQSLRIDAPTDLLQPTSQASTDSHLLKNTHQGHIYIDSRPIATISSTQIRQQLQPTENRSNIISAAARQMTSIAPINDIIDNTAPNPLAKWLNPAVYQYIIAHQLYSAAQFR, encoded by the coding sequence ATGCCAAATACCAGCAAAAATCCTCAAAAAAATACACCTGCGCCAGCCATTCGTGCTTATCTTGGCGGCTCATTTGATCCCGTACATGAGGGTCATCTGCAAATGGCGATGACTGTTTATCAGCGTTTGCTACCGATAGCCAAGCAGCAACAGCGCGCGCTGCACGTGTCACTATTGCCCAATGCGCGCTCTCCCTTTAAAGAAAAAAGTACAGATCCTAAACACCGTCTGGCGATGTTAAAGCTTGCGACACTCCATACACCGCTACAAATTAATGAGCTTGAGCTGTGGCAAACACCGCCTGTTTATACCATCGATAGTGTACTCACGTTGCGCCAGCGTTATCCGTATGACAGTCTAATATTCATTATCGGTATGGATAGCGCGCTGAGTTTGAGCAAATGGAAAAACGGTTTAGAGCTTACCGATTACGTCAATCTTTGGGTGTTTAATCGTGATGACTTGTCTGATATTAATAATAAAAATAATCACCTGTTGGCAACCACGACTCATTCCGCCAACAAAACGTTAATCGCGCAGGATACGATGAACTTGCACGCCCAATTACCTGCGCAGCTGCAATCTTTACGCATCGATGCGCCTACTGACTTATTACAGCCAACCTCTCAAGCATCGACCGATAGCCATCTCTTGAAAAACACCCATCAAGGCCACATTTATATAGACTCGCGTCCTATCGCCACGATATCCAGTACACAGATACGCCAACAGTTACAGCCGACGGAAAATCGATCGAATATAATATCCGCAGCGGCAAGGCAAATGACATCTATCGCACCAATAAATGATATCATAGACAATACTGCACCCAATCCATTAGCTAAATGGCTAAATCCTGCTGTTTATCAATATATTATCGCCCATCAGCTATATTCTGCTGCTCAATTCCGTTAA
- a CDS encoding tyrosine recombinase XerC encodes MSNKNNHTMEPTSDSEAKAWLSVEHAAAIESDAALRDLLAPVHRWLNVLSVRNHSPHTLTAYFAGLNQLALFLRGKRLTWTRCDKRQLAQHISQRLDEDKLALASVQQELSAIRHFYGWLIEENLARINPTTGYQLKRSPRPLPSIADVDLLTQLLDQEMPDTPEQARLWLRDKAMFELLYSSGLRVGELVALDVVDVDLADLRVRVTGKGNKTRLVPLGIKAAEAISRYLPHRNLWVEQMDSALFISEKLGTRLSTRAVQQRLKVAATRAGIAQNMYPHLLRHCFASHMLSGSGDLRAVQEMLGHSDISTTQIYTHVDFAKLTQVYDRAHPRATHTRTEENNT; translated from the coding sequence ATGTCTAATAAAAACAATCATACGATGGAGCCTACCTCAGATTCTGAGGCAAAAGCATGGCTATCAGTCGAGCACGCCGCGGCTATAGAGTCGGATGCTGCATTACGTGATTTGTTAGCGCCCGTGCATCGTTGGCTTAATGTCTTGTCGGTGCGCAATCATTCGCCGCATACGTTGACCGCTTATTTTGCAGGACTGAACCAATTGGCGCTATTTTTACGTGGGAAACGCCTGACGTGGACGCGCTGCGATAAGCGCCAATTAGCCCAGCATATTAGTCAACGCTTGGATGAAGATAAACTGGCACTTGCTAGCGTCCAGCAAGAGCTGTCAGCCATTCGCCATTTTTATGGCTGGTTGATAGAAGAGAACTTGGCACGTATCAATCCAACGACTGGCTATCAGCTCAAACGTAGTCCTCGACCGCTGCCGTCTATCGCTGATGTTGATTTGCTCACTCAGCTGCTTGACCAAGAGATGCCTGACACACCGGAACAAGCGCGCCTATGGCTACGTGATAAAGCGATGTTTGAATTGCTTTATAGCAGCGGTCTGCGCGTAGGTGAGTTGGTCGCGTTGGATGTGGTAGATGTAGATTTGGCTGATTTGCGCGTGCGAGTGACAGGTAAGGGCAATAAAACGCGTTTGGTGCCGTTAGGTATCAAGGCAGCAGAAGCGATTAGTCGTTATCTACCGCATCGTAATCTGTGGGTGGAGCAAATGGACAGCGCATTATTTATTAGTGAAAAATTGGGTACGCGTTTATCGACACGGGCAGTGCAGCAGCGTCTCAAAGTTGCGGCTACCCGTGCTGGCATCGCACAAAATATGTATCCGCATCTATTGCGTCATTGTTTTGCCTCGCACATGCTGTCGGGCAGTGGTGATTTGCGCGCGGTGCAAGAAATGCTTGGGCATAGCGATATCAGTACCACGCAAATTTATACCCATGTCGATTTTGCTAAACTCACGCAAGTCTATGATCGCGCTCATCCGCGCGCGACTCATACACGGACCGAAGAAAACAACACCTAA
- the lptM gene encoding LPS translocon maturation chaperone LptM, with protein MFTINRFSKTEHTNVADLGRRVISTFIISGVVIMGLTGCGQKGNLYLADASSQTVQGATDSANIQGSTYSTQDDGHQEMDDFKLPEPSEDPNDY; from the coding sequence ATGTTTACTATTAACCGCTTTTCGAAAACTGAGCACACTAATGTCGCTGATCTTGGTCGCCGTGTTATCTCCACTTTTATTATTAGTGGGGTGGTTATAATGGGTTTGACGGGTTGCGGTCAAAAAGGCAATCTATACCTCGCCGACGCTAGTAGCCAGACGGTTCAAGGAGCTACGGATAGCGCTAACATACAGGGTAGTACCTATTCGACACAAGATGATGGTCATCAAGAAATGGATGATTTTAAGCTACCGGAACCCAGTGAAGACCCGAATGATTATTGA
- a CDS encoding acetate/propionate family kinase: MSASLTTTFDDKNTETSNLINPTLVLNCGSSSIKYALISEDNSIRITGLAENLGLDTARIKHTTLNGDKLEISISGGRHQLALQKILELLEQYHFIAVGHRVVHGGREYSAAVRVDEHVLDEVKRLKILAPLHNPAHALGIEAVQAIYPDIPQVVVFDTAFHQTMPPVAFRYPLPKALYEEHKIRRYGFHGTSHAYVSERASEITESKGPHGWLTAHLGNGCSATAVYDGKSFDTSMGLTPLEGLMMGTRSGDVDPSLHIHLKRQLGMSLEEIDAMLNNESGLLGVSGLSNDLRTVEQAANEGHADAKLAIEMFCYRVGKYLASLSCALPEFTGIVFTGGIGENSVTTRTSILEVMRHFGIKVDADKNASLFGGSEGSFHADNSSIELWVVPTDEECRIAQETREALGLL; the protein is encoded by the coding sequence ATGAGCGCCAGCCTAACCACCACTTTTGATGACAAAAATACCGAAACATCGAATCTAATCAATCCCACCTTAGTCCTCAACTGTGGTTCCTCTTCTATCAAATACGCGCTGATTAGCGAAGACAATTCTATTCGTATCACTGGTTTGGCCGAAAACTTAGGGCTCGATACTGCTCGTATCAAACACACGACGTTAAATGGAGATAAGCTGGAAATCTCTATCTCAGGTGGTCGTCATCAGTTAGCACTACAAAAAATCCTTGAGCTATTAGAACAGTATCATTTCATCGCCGTTGGTCATCGCGTGGTTCATGGTGGCCGTGAGTACTCTGCAGCAGTCCGTGTCGATGAGCATGTGCTGGACGAAGTAAAACGCTTAAAAATACTCGCACCCCTACATAACCCTGCCCATGCTTTAGGTATCGAAGCGGTACAGGCGATTTATCCTGATATTCCTCAAGTCGTCGTCTTTGATACGGCCTTTCACCAAACCATGCCTCCTGTTGCTTTTCGCTACCCACTACCAAAAGCCCTATACGAAGAACACAAAATCCGCCGTTATGGCTTTCATGGTACGTCTCATGCCTATGTCTCAGAGCGTGCCAGTGAAATTACTGAGTCTAAAGGCCCACATGGCTGGCTTACAGCGCATCTGGGTAATGGCTGCTCGGCAACTGCCGTTTATGACGGCAAAAGTTTTGATACCAGTATGGGTCTGACCCCGCTTGAAGGGCTCATGATGGGTACGCGTAGTGGTGATGTTGACCCAAGTCTACACATACACCTAAAGCGCCAGCTCGGTATGAGCTTGGAAGAGATTGATGCCATGCTCAATAATGAAAGTGGTCTATTGGGTGTCTCAGGATTGTCTAATGATTTACGTACCGTCGAACAAGCGGCGAACGAAGGTCATGCAGATGCCAAACTCGCTATCGAGATGTTCTGTTACCGCGTCGGTAAATATCTTGCCAGCTTAAGCTGCGCGTTACCAGAATTCACAGGCATTGTCTTTACAGGTGGTATCGGCGAAAACTCAGTCACCACCCGAACCAGTATCCTAGAAGTGATGCGTCATTTCGGCATAAAAGTAGACGCTGACAAAAATGCGAGCTTGTTTGGTGGTAGCGAAGGCAGCTTCCACGCAGACAATAGCAGTATCGAGCTATGGGTTGTGCCAACTGATGAAGAGTGCCGTATTGCTCAAGAAACACGTGAAGCATTGGGCTTACTCTAA
- the pta gene encoding phosphate acetyltransferase, whose protein sequence is MQTILLVPISRGIGVTSAALGLIRALDYNGIKAGFMKPFLQDDTLDKQNSLDSSSALAMHAFGLTPPKSISRQRVERMIGDGNLDDLMEEVVVNYHTLGDDYDVVICEGLVPTTETSYASQINRAIAHALDARIIFVSTADTSKPAYLADKLDVHAREFGGIAHERTLGAILMRVHDLPNAQSTVENQIVAPGEAVVSLDEGFMQEVQRLSPHFNTDAFRLIGVVPFSDSLSVPRTWDIATELDAKWLNVGEAKSRRINRISLTARSVARVDEVFKRGTLIVVPGDRDDLLLAAGLACINGIPLAGLVLTGGVEPSATVAELWQSALKTGIPVMSVESDSYETVQSLMHMSAEIPSDDTERAEEVARYVAAHLDLSWIKDYFSQNHEPRLSPSAFRHQVVKKAQDAKKRIVLPEGSEPRTVEAACICQSRGIANCVLLAKRSDVEQVAKNLDLVLPEGLEIIDPDTLDMDKYIAAVVERRKGKTSAEVAAEYLKDTVYLGTTMLQMDEVDGLVSGAIHTTANTVRPAFQLIKTAPQYSLVSSVFFMLLPEQVVVYGDCAINPDPNAEELAEIAIQSAQSAAAFGIDPKVAMISYSTGSSGTGADVEKVTRATQIVRERAPHLKVDGPLQYDAASVMSVGKQKAPDSPVAGQANVFIFPDLNTGNTTYKAVQRSANVVSVGPMLQGLNKPVNDLSRGALVDDIIYTIALTAIQAHSDAI, encoded by the coding sequence ATGCAAACCATTTTACTAGTTCCCATCAGCCGTGGTATCGGCGTAACGTCAGCAGCGCTTGGATTGATCCGCGCTCTTGATTACAACGGTATCAAAGCGGGCTTTATGAAGCCATTTTTGCAAGATGATACACTTGATAAGCAAAACAGTTTAGACAGCTCAAGCGCGTTAGCAATGCATGCTTTTGGTCTGACGCCACCTAAATCTATCAGTCGGCAGCGTGTCGAGCGTATGATTGGTGATGGTAATCTTGATGACTTGATGGAAGAAGTGGTCGTCAATTATCATACTCTGGGCGATGATTACGATGTGGTGATCTGTGAGGGCTTAGTACCGACCACAGAGACCTCTTATGCCTCACAAATCAACCGTGCGATTGCCCATGCATTAGATGCTAGAATCATTTTTGTTAGCACTGCTGATACCAGTAAACCAGCCTATCTGGCTGATAAGCTTGACGTTCACGCTCGTGAGTTTGGCGGCATCGCCCATGAGCGCACACTCGGCGCGATTTTGATGCGTGTACATGACTTGCCAAATGCGCAAAGCACCGTAGAAAATCAAATCGTTGCCCCTGGTGAAGCGGTTGTGAGTTTAGATGAAGGCTTTATGCAAGAAGTCCAGCGCCTATCACCGCATTTTAATACTGATGCGTTCCGTTTAATCGGGGTAGTGCCATTCAGTGATTCACTGTCCGTGCCTCGTACGTGGGATATCGCCACTGAGCTTGATGCCAAATGGCTCAATGTCGGTGAAGCTAAGTCACGCCGTATTAACCGCATTAGCCTAACCGCACGCTCGGTCGCACGCGTCGATGAGGTGTTTAAACGTGGCACCCTTATCGTCGTACCGGGCGATCGAGATGATTTACTATTAGCAGCAGGTTTGGCTTGTATCAATGGTATCCCGCTGGCAGGATTGGTATTAACTGGCGGCGTCGAGCCGAGTGCAACCGTCGCTGAGCTATGGCAATCTGCCCTCAAAACAGGCATCCCTGTCATGAGTGTCGAAAGCGACAGCTATGAGACCGTACAAAGCCTCATGCACATGAGCGCAGAGATTCCAAGTGATGATACTGAACGTGCTGAAGAAGTGGCTCGTTATGTCGCCGCCCATTTAGATCTTAGCTGGATTAAAGACTATTTTAGTCAAAATCATGAGCCGCGCCTCTCACCATCTGCATTCCGTCATCAAGTGGTTAAAAAAGCACAAGACGCCAAAAAACGCATCGTGCTACCAGAGGGTTCTGAGCCGCGTACGGTTGAAGCCGCTTGTATCTGTCAAAGCCGCGGCATCGCCAACTGTGTACTACTCGCTAAGCGTAGCGATGTCGAGCAAGTGGCTAAAAATCTCGACTTAGTTTTACCTGAAGGTCTTGAAATAATTGACCCCGACACGCTTGATATGGATAAGTATATCGCTGCAGTGGTCGAACGCCGTAAAGGTAAAACCAGCGCAGAAGTCGCGGCTGAATACTTAAAAGACACCGTATATCTAGGCACGACCATGCTACAGATGGATGAAGTCGACGGCCTCGTTTCTGGCGCGATTCATACCACTGCCAATACTGTCCGTCCAGCGTTTCAGTTGATTAAGACCGCACCGCAATACTCGCTCGTATCATCAGTATTTTTTATGCTGCTACCTGAGCAAGTGGTTGTCTACGGTGACTGTGCCATTAATCCTGATCCAAATGCCGAAGAACTGGCTGAGATTGCCATTCAATCAGCACAGTCTGCTGCCGCCTTCGGTATTGATCCAAAAGTTGCGATGATTAGCTATTCTACAGGCTCATCAGGAACTGGCGCGGACGTCGAAAAAGTCACCCGTGCAACCCAAATCGTCCGCGAGCGTGCGCCACACCTAAAAGTCGATGGACCGCTACAGTATGACGCCGCTTCTGTCATGAGCGTCGGCAAGCAAAAAGCGCCTGATTCACCGGTTGCTGGGCAAGCCAATGTCTTTATTTTCCCAGACCTCAATACGGGCAATACCACTTATAAAGCCGTACAACGTAGCGCCAATGTAGTGAGTGTTGGCCCAATGCTGCAAGGTTTGAATAAGCCAGTAAACGACTTGTCTCGTGGAGCCTTGGTCGATGATATTATCTACACCATCGCCCTTACCGCTATTCAAGCTCATAGCGACGCGATTTAA
- a CDS encoding nitrilase-related carbon-nitrogen hydrolase — MNDQANKPHLVTAAIQMNSQQDIEKNVAAIKAAISDASHQGAHLVVLPENCCSMGEQFATAERFDALSATIANYASTYGVYVLAGSLPCPYRPDGVIVPDGRLRQVSQLFAPDGTRVARYDKIHLFTATVADKHGSYNEAATFEPGTQTVVATIESNHAAYQLGMMVCFDLRFPALAQRLRQAGADLLSAPSAFTYLTGQAHWSLLLRARALDSQCMVIGAAQGGDHVYKNGDIRQTWGHTTITAFDGTIINSYEDSELNNAINKDNKNYALILATLDKQTQQQGRQKMPIFDCHRLA, encoded by the coding sequence ATGAATGACCAAGCAAATAAACCGCACCTTGTCACTGCTGCGATTCAAATGAATAGCCAGCAAGACATCGAAAAAAACGTAGCGGCTATAAAAGCTGCCATCAGCGATGCCAGTCATCAAGGTGCTCACCTTGTTGTCTTACCTGAAAACTGCTGTAGCATGGGCGAGCAATTTGCCACCGCAGAGCGCTTTGATGCGCTATCAGCGACGATAGCAAACTATGCCAGTACTTACGGTGTCTATGTGCTGGCAGGCTCACTGCCCTGCCCTTATCGCCCTGATGGCGTCATCGTGCCTGATGGCAGACTGCGCCAAGTCAGTCAGCTATTTGCCCCTGACGGCACGCGAGTGGCACGCTATGACAAAATTCACCTATTCACGGCGACGGTAGCAGATAAACATGGCAGCTATAATGAAGCGGCGACGTTTGAGCCCGGCACACAGACTGTAGTTGCAACAATAGAAAGTAATCATGCTGCTTATCAACTGGGTATGATGGTTTGTTTTGATTTGCGTTTTCCCGCATTGGCACAGCGCTTACGTCAAGCAGGCGCAGACCTATTAAGTGCGCCATCGGCATTTACTTATTTAACGGGGCAAGCACACTGGTCGCTGTTACTTCGCGCACGGGCGTTAGACAGTCAGTGCATGGTCATTGGCGCAGCACAAGGCGGCGACCATGTTTATAAAAACGGTGATATCCGTCAAACGTGGGGGCATACCACTATCACAGCTTTTGATGGCACGATTATTAACAGCTATGAGGATAGTGAATTAAACAACGCTATTAATAAAGATAATAAAAATTATGCTTTGATCTTGGCAACCTTAGATAAACAGACTCAACAGCAAGGCCGCCAAAAAATGCCTATTTTTGATTGTCATCGTTTGGCGTAA
- the rsfS gene encoding ribosome silencing factor, which yields MTNTMTEERLKECLAVVETALDDMKAKNITVMNVEDLTDVTERIVIADGTSKRHVRAMADNVGAEAKQAGFMPLGREGGIDSDWTLIDLGAVVVHVMTPQAREFYDLEGLWSSPEQLAELVAVPREKKTAGRRNKNK from the coding sequence ATGACCAACACCATGACTGAAGAACGCTTAAAAGAATGCTTAGCCGTTGTTGAGACCGCTCTAGACGATATGAAAGCGAAGAACATCACCGTAATGAATGTAGAAGATTTGACTGACGTAACCGAACGCATCGTTATCGCTGACGGTACTTCTAAGCGCCATGTACGCGCGATGGCTGACAATGTCGGTGCTGAGGCGAAGCAAGCGGGTTTTATGCCACTTGGTCGCGAAGGCGGTATCGACTCTGACTGGACATTGATTGATCTGGGCGCTGTCGTCGTGCATGTGATGACGCCACAAGCCCGTGAGTTCTATGACTTAGAAGGTCTATGGTCATCACCTGAGCAATTGGCTGAGCTGGTCGCTGTACCACGTGAAAAGAAAACTGCTGGTCGCCGCAATAAAAATAAATAA
- the lysA gene encoding diaminopimelate decarboxylase: protein MSHSEQQTGESVTIQTEQGLYVNPQALTAHLPALDYRDGALYMEQVSIDDVVKHYGTPCYVYSKQAILDVYQAYSDSFASLTHQICYAVKANSNLAVLGILAQAGAGFDIVSRGELMRVLAAGGDASRVVFSGVGKTYSDIEYALTQGIGCFNVESISELTLINDVAQKLDKPAPISLRVNPNVDAKTHPYISTGLKDNKFGITHEDAVAVYEQAAQLSHIDIVGIDCHIGSQLTEVAPFVAALDKVIELIYNLHDKGIELRHIDLGGGLGVRYIDETPVSIDEFAQALLPKLSELGLTVFFEPGRSIVANAGVLLTKVDVLKPTEHKNFAIVDAAMNDLIRPALYQAEMAVIPSALPENGIGTDGTQPWDIVGAICETGDFLAKDRLLSLAAGDVLAITGAGAYGFTMSSNYNSRPRASEVMVADDSHQLIRKRETIEALYADEVLWQGK, encoded by the coding sequence ATGAGTCATTCTGAGCAACAAACTGGCGAATCTGTCACGATCCAAACTGAGCAAGGCTTGTATGTTAATCCTCAAGCTTTAACCGCCCATTTACCCGCGCTAGATTATCGCGATGGTGCATTGTATATGGAGCAGGTGAGCATTGATGATGTGGTTAAACACTATGGTACGCCCTGTTATGTCTACTCAAAACAAGCCATTTTGGATGTCTATCAAGCTTATAGCGATAGCTTTGCCAGTTTAACGCACCAGATTTGTTATGCTGTAAAAGCTAATTCTAACCTTGCAGTACTTGGTATATTGGCGCAAGCAGGCGCAGGGTTTGATATCGTTTCACGCGGCGAGCTAATGCGGGTATTGGCGGCAGGTGGTGACGCTTCACGTGTGGTGTTCTCAGGCGTGGGCAAGACTTATAGCGATATCGAGTATGCCCTGACCCAAGGTATTGGTTGTTTTAACGTAGAGTCAATCAGCGAGCTGACTTTGATTAATGATGTGGCACAGAAATTGGATAAGCCTGCGCCAATTTCACTACGGGTTAATCCGAATGTCGACGCCAAGACGCATCCGTATATCTCAACAGGGTTAAAAGACAATAAATTTGGTATCACCCACGAAGACGCAGTTGCCGTCTATGAGCAAGCGGCGCAATTATCTCATATCGATATCGTCGGTATTGACTGTCATATTGGCTCGCAGTTGACTGAAGTTGCGCCATTTGTCGCGGCTTTGGATAAAGTGATTGAGCTGATATATAACTTACATGATAAAGGTATTGAGCTGCGTCATATCGATTTGGGCGGTGGTTTGGGTGTGCGTTATATCGATGAGACACCAGTATCTATCGACGAGTTTGCTCAAGCGTTATTACCGAAACTTAGCGAGCTTGGCTTAACGGTATTCTTTGAGCCGGGTCGCAGTATTGTGGCAAATGCTGGGGTATTATTGACTAAGGTTGATGTGCTAAAACCAACGGAACATAAGAACTTTGCCATTGTTGACGCAGCAATGAATGACTTGATTCGTCCGGCGTTATATCAAGCTGAAATGGCAGTCATTCCAAGTGCTTTGCCTGAGAATGGCATCGGCACTGATGGCACGCAGCCATGGGATATCGTTGGCGCTATTTGCGAAACGGGTGATTTTTTAGCGAAAGACCGTTTATTGTCGCTCGCGGCAGGCGACGTTTTAGCAATCACAGGCGCTGGTGCGTATGGCTTTACCATGAGTAGTAATTATAATTCACGCCCGCGTGCTAGTGAGGTAATGGTAGCCGATGATAGCCATCAACTGATTCGCAAACGCGAAACCATTGAAGCGTTATATGCAGACGAAGTATTGTGGCAAGGTAAATAA
- a CDS encoding MOSC domain-containing protein, which produces MSLEPINIATLISSTPKNVADFNQTLPLHIANLICVRAGKAMPFTREQLSAIDKAPIKAPVAVNFMGLITDEQADRKHHGGPLKAVHQLAPATYERINTEFGLNVRVGTLGENFTTEAVNDLPEMTESTVCIGDVFEYGNTATSTDDVDNLQLRIVQPRRPCYKINDQIGQFTKVPNIAAWISKQGIAGWYFKVVRDGMISADLPVYLIERPYPFATLETLWQLSNSKEKFAAEVIEPWLAIECLEDSWKKVLAKKIRKN; this is translated from the coding sequence ATGAGCTTAGAACCTATAAATATAGCAACGCTAATATCTTCTACCCCAAAAAATGTAGCCGACTTTAACCAAACCCTGCCGCTACATATCGCCAATCTAATCTGCGTCCGCGCTGGCAAAGCCATGCCATTCACCCGTGAGCAACTAAGTGCCATCGATAAAGCCCCAATCAAAGCCCCTGTTGCGGTCAATTTCATGGGATTGATTACTGATGAGCAAGCCGATCGCAAGCATCATGGCGGCCCACTCAAAGCCGTGCATCAACTGGCACCTGCAACTTATGAAAGAATCAATACAGAGTTTGGGCTAAACGTGCGCGTCGGTACATTGGGCGAAAACTTCACGACCGAAGCAGTAAATGATTTGCCTGAAATGACCGAATCTACAGTTTGTATTGGCGACGTTTTTGAATATGGTAATACGGCTACTAGTACAGATGATGTTGATAATTTACAACTGCGTATCGTGCAACCGCGCCGCCCCTGCTACAAAATCAATGATCAGATCGGACAGTTTACCAAAGTGCCGAATATCGCGGCATGGATCAGCAAACAAGGTATCGCTGGTTGGTATTTCAAAGTGGTACGTGATGGCATGATTAGCGCTGATTTACCAGTTTACTTGATAGAACGTCCCTATCCTTTTGCGACACTTGAGACATTATGGCAGCTATCAAATTCAAAAGAAAAATTTGCAGCGGAAGTCATTGAACCTTGGCTTGCGATTGAGTGTTTGGAGGACAGTTGGAAAAAGGTGTTGGCGAAGAAGATTCGCAAGAATTAA